One part of the Triplophysa rosa linkage group LG5, Trosa_1v2, whole genome shotgun sequence genome encodes these proteins:
- the dsg2l gene encoding desmoglein-2-like protein isoform X1, producing MANIKLISMLLFLAISEARPSAGLQPKIRQKREWIVPPRKLKENVNYMDLEYIAKIRSDEETRTTIRYSLTGPGADQPPFRLFSVGSENGLVKIHGVLDREKMPTYHLRGVAKFLNGSYAEKDIDLRIVVLDENDCAPVFTTQTSGAVHERTARDTFVMSITATDEDEKGTLHSKIAYSIVEQRPANMFYIDQESGGIYVMLKTLDRETHHTYTLTVKGTDMNGAPNGNTGMGEVVISILDENDNIPTLEKSVYECSVEENTKSVEVVRIQAIDADLIHTDNWLAVFSIVSGNEAGYFSISTDINTNEGILMLNKELDYEELKEINLQVSISNKAVYHSSVVITQSKTYRIKVNVVNQSEGPRFKPAVKVISLSEDSTSIDIRKIITNYAAIDSDTLLTATDVRYAKKYDVDNWLLIDEKTADIRLNKIPDYESKFLINGTYYVKIICITKDLPAKTATGTIAIQVEDFNDHCPILSSPSQTLCYGEHAVHVTAEDRDHYPNAEPFDFTVTSPGSWSVQRVNDTTAIFRSHATLWPGVYRLPVVVRDQQGKFCGDQQVLQVDVCACDASKVCLPRRRDSRFVAAGVLLMLLGLLLLLLVPLLLLFCICGGAAAAADFKTIPFDAKQHLIVYNTEGQGDDKEMALLQMSKTMDEHKSSNAAAVGGTQKMGDAVDAAVVDWSSFYQYDRHGNAYHHHTRQVDEELVYTHRRDEHMNARFKEHSIYEGLALSDAFLASYYSNKARCVAKEHDTGDQLLVYDYEDQESCMGSLEDICSVMNDDNLAFLDDLGLKFKTLAEICSGSTMETDINVSSSVTTKVVPSVPHRNVNTSETVNIVHLQETENTSSASAIFQASDVEQVSGASLTGAYIHEKVMVPKPTLFVQQPALYYTSTNPLYLVDPRR from the exons ATGGCGAACATCAAACTTATATCAATGCTGCTGTTCTTAGCG ATATCGGAGGCTCGGCCATCTGCAGGACTACAGCCGAAAATACGACAGAAGAGAGAATGGATTGTTCCACCCCGCAAACTGAAGGAGAATGTCAATTACATGGATTTGGAATACATTGCCAAA ATCCGCTCCGATGAGGAGACCAGGACCACTATAAGGTACTCTCTGACTGGACCCGGGGCTGATCAACCCCCCTTCAGATTGTTCTCGGTGGGAAGTGAAAACGGCTTGGTGAAGATCCACGGAGTGTTAGACAGAGAGAAAATGCCCACCTACCAC CTTCGAGGAGTGGCCAAGTTTTTGAACGGCAGTTATGCTGAGAAAGATATTGACCTGAGGATAGTGGTGCTTGATGAGAATGATTGTGCTCCTGTGTTTACTACTCAGACGAGTGGAGCCGTTCATGAGCGGACTGCAAGAG ACACGTTTGTGATGAGCATCACAGCaactgatgaagatgagaaaGGCACATTACATTCAAAAATCGCCTACAGTATCGTTGAACAGAGGCCTGCTAACATGTTCTACATTGATCAAGAGTCTGGCGGGATATACGTCATGCTCAAAACTCTGGACAGAGAG ACACaccacacatacacattgacTGTGAAAGGGACAGATATGAATGGCGCTCCAAACGGAAACACGGGAATGGGGGAAGTTGTAATCAGCATTCTTGATGAGAATGACAACATTCCCACTTTGGAGAAAAGCGTT TATGAGTGCAGTGTggaagaaaacacaaagagtGTGGAAGTTGTGAGAATTCAGGCCATTGATGCTGATCTCATTCATACTGACAACTGGTTGGCTGTCTTCAGCATTGTGTCCGGAAATGAAGCCGGTTATTTCTCTATAAGCACTGACATCAACACCAATGAAGGCATTCTCATGCTCAATAAG GAACTGGACTATGAAGAGCTGAAGGAAATTAACCTGCAGGTGTCCATCTCCAACAAGGCGGTGTACCACTCATCAGTGGTCATTACACAGAGCAAAACGTACCGCATTAAAGTCAATGTGGTCAACCAGTCTGAGGGGCCACGCTTCAAACCCGCTGTCAAAGTCATCTCACTGTCTGAAGACAGTACCTCCATTGACATCAGAAAAATCATCACCAACTATGCGGCCATCGACAGTGACACGCTGTTAACTGCTACTGATGTAAG gtaTGCGAAAAAATACGACGTTGACAACTGGCTGCTTATTGATGAGAAGACGGCTGATATAAGGCTTAATAAAATACCAGACTATGAGTCCAAGTTTCTGATCAATGGCACTTATTACGTCAAGATAATCTGCATCACCAAAG ATCTCCCAGCTAAAACAGCCACAGGTACGATTGCCATTCAGGTGGAGGATTTTAACGACCACTGTCCCATCCTGAGCAGCCCTTCTCAAACACTCTGCTATGGAGAGCATGCAGTTCACGTCACAGCTGAGGACAGAGATCATTACCCCAACGCAGAACCCTTCGATTTCACAGTGACCTCGCCGGGGTCGTGGAGTGTCCAGCGTGTCAACG ACACTACTGCAATATTCAGATCTCATGCGACACTCTGGCCAGGGGTGTACCGTCTGCCTGTGGTGGTGCGGGATCAGCAGGGCAAGTTCTGTGGCGATCAGCAGGTGCTTCAGGTGGACGTTTGTGCATGTGACGCTTCTAAAGTTTGCCTGCCAAGACGACGGGACTCTAGATTTGTAGCAGCTGGTGTTCTTCTAATGCTGCTGGGACTTCTGCTCCTCCTCT TGGTTCCTCTTCTGCTGCTTTTCTGCATCTGCGGTGGCGCAGCAGCTGCAGCGGATTTCAAGACCATCCCGTTTGATGCTAAACAGCACCTTATTGTATACAACACTGAAGGACAGGGAGACGACAAG GAAATGGCTCTCCTGCAAATGTCAAAAACAATGGATGAACACAAGAGCAGTAATGCGGCAGCTGTAGGCGGAACACAGAAGATGGGTGATGCTGTGGATGCTGCAGTAGTGGACTGGTCCTCCTTCTATCAATATGACCGGCATGGTAATGCGTATCATCACCACACACGTCAGGTTGATGAGGAGCTCGTGTACACTCACAGAAGAGATGAACACATGAATGCCAGGTTCAAAGAGCACAGCATCTATGAAGGGCTTGCCCTGTCTGACGCTTTCTTGGCCAGCTACTATTCTAAT AAGGCAAGATGTGTGGCTAAGGAGCACGATACAGGCGACCAGCTGTTGGTCTACGACTACGAGGATCAGGAATCTTGCATGGGATCACTGGAGGACATCTGCAGTGTCATGAATGACGACAACCTTGCCTTTCTGGATGACCTTGGCCTGAAGTTCAAGACTTTGGCTGAGATCTGCTCAGGCTCCACAATGGAGACTGATATTAACGTGTCCAGCTCAGTAACCACTAAAGTGGTGCCATCTGTCCCACACAGAAATGTCAACACATCCGAGACAGTTAACATCGTGCACTTGCAAGAAACAGAAAACACCTCAAGCGCCTCCGCCATCTTTCAGGCTTCAGACGTGGAGCAGGTCAGCGGCGCATCTCTGACAGGAGCGTACATCCACGAGAAAGTTATGGTTCCAAAGCCAACCCTGTTCGTCCAGCAGCCTGCCTTGTACTACACCTCCACCAACCCGCTTTACCTTGTAGATCCTCGTCGATAG
- the dsg2l gene encoding desmoglein-2-like protein isoform X2 gives MANIKLISMLLFLAISEARPSAGLQPKIRQKREWIVPPRKLKENVNYMDLEYIAKIRSDEETRTTIRYSLTGPGADQPPFRLFSVGSENGLVKIHGVLDREKMPTYHLRGVAKFLNGSYAEKDIDLRIVVLDENDCAPVFTTQTSGAVHERTARDTFVMSITATDEDEKGTLHSKIAYSIVEQRPANMFYIDQESGGIYVMLKTLDRETHHTYTLTVKGTDMNGAPNGNTGMGEVVISILDENDNIPTLEKSVYECSVEENTKSVEVVRIQAIDADLIHTDNWLAVFSIVSGNEAGYFSISTDINTNEGILMLNKELDYEELKEINLQVSISNKAVYHSSVVITQSKTYRIKVNVVNQSEGPRFKPAVKVISLSEDSTSIDIRKIITNYAAIDSDTLLTATDVRYAKKYDVDNWLLIDEKTADIRLNKIPDYESKFLINGTYYVKIICITKDLPAKTATGTIAIQVEDFNDHCPILSSPSQTLCYGEHAVHVTAEDRDHYPNAEPFDFTVTSPGSWSVQRVNVVPLLLLFCICGGAAAAADFKTIPFDAKQHLIVYNTEGQGDDKEMALLQMSKTMDEHKSSNAAAVGGTQKMGDAVDAAVVDWSSFYQYDRHGNAYHHHTRQVDEELVYTHRRDEHMNARFKEHSIYEGLALSDAFLASYYSNKARCVAKEHDTGDQLLVYDYEDQESCMGSLEDICSVMNDDNLAFLDDLGLKFKTLAEICSGSTMETDINVSSSVTTKVVPSVPHRNVNTSETVNIVHLQETENTSSASAIFQASDVEQVSGASLTGAYIHEKVMVPKPTLFVQQPALYYTSTNPLYLVDPRR, from the exons ATGGCGAACATCAAACTTATATCAATGCTGCTGTTCTTAGCG ATATCGGAGGCTCGGCCATCTGCAGGACTACAGCCGAAAATACGACAGAAGAGAGAATGGATTGTTCCACCCCGCAAACTGAAGGAGAATGTCAATTACATGGATTTGGAATACATTGCCAAA ATCCGCTCCGATGAGGAGACCAGGACCACTATAAGGTACTCTCTGACTGGACCCGGGGCTGATCAACCCCCCTTCAGATTGTTCTCGGTGGGAAGTGAAAACGGCTTGGTGAAGATCCACGGAGTGTTAGACAGAGAGAAAATGCCCACCTACCAC CTTCGAGGAGTGGCCAAGTTTTTGAACGGCAGTTATGCTGAGAAAGATATTGACCTGAGGATAGTGGTGCTTGATGAGAATGATTGTGCTCCTGTGTTTACTACTCAGACGAGTGGAGCCGTTCATGAGCGGACTGCAAGAG ACACGTTTGTGATGAGCATCACAGCaactgatgaagatgagaaaGGCACATTACATTCAAAAATCGCCTACAGTATCGTTGAACAGAGGCCTGCTAACATGTTCTACATTGATCAAGAGTCTGGCGGGATATACGTCATGCTCAAAACTCTGGACAGAGAG ACACaccacacatacacattgacTGTGAAAGGGACAGATATGAATGGCGCTCCAAACGGAAACACGGGAATGGGGGAAGTTGTAATCAGCATTCTTGATGAGAATGACAACATTCCCACTTTGGAGAAAAGCGTT TATGAGTGCAGTGTggaagaaaacacaaagagtGTGGAAGTTGTGAGAATTCAGGCCATTGATGCTGATCTCATTCATACTGACAACTGGTTGGCTGTCTTCAGCATTGTGTCCGGAAATGAAGCCGGTTATTTCTCTATAAGCACTGACATCAACACCAATGAAGGCATTCTCATGCTCAATAAG GAACTGGACTATGAAGAGCTGAAGGAAATTAACCTGCAGGTGTCCATCTCCAACAAGGCGGTGTACCACTCATCAGTGGTCATTACACAGAGCAAAACGTACCGCATTAAAGTCAATGTGGTCAACCAGTCTGAGGGGCCACGCTTCAAACCCGCTGTCAAAGTCATCTCACTGTCTGAAGACAGTACCTCCATTGACATCAGAAAAATCATCACCAACTATGCGGCCATCGACAGTGACACGCTGTTAACTGCTACTGATGTAAG gtaTGCGAAAAAATACGACGTTGACAACTGGCTGCTTATTGATGAGAAGACGGCTGATATAAGGCTTAATAAAATACCAGACTATGAGTCCAAGTTTCTGATCAATGGCACTTATTACGTCAAGATAATCTGCATCACCAAAG ATCTCCCAGCTAAAACAGCCACAGGTACGATTGCCATTCAGGTGGAGGATTTTAACGACCACTGTCCCATCCTGAGCAGCCCTTCTCAAACACTCTGCTATGGAGAGCATGCAGTTCACGTCACAGCTGAGGACAGAGATCATTACCCCAACGCAGAACCCTTCGATTTCACAGTGACCTCGCCGGGGTCGTGGAGTGTCCAGCGTGTCAACG TGGTTCCTCTTCTGCTGCTTTTCTGCATCTGCGGTGGCGCAGCAGCTGCAGCGGATTTCAAGACCATCCCGTTTGATGCTAAACAGCACCTTATTGTATACAACACTGAAGGACAGGGAGACGACAAG GAAATGGCTCTCCTGCAAATGTCAAAAACAATGGATGAACACAAGAGCAGTAATGCGGCAGCTGTAGGCGGAACACAGAAGATGGGTGATGCTGTGGATGCTGCAGTAGTGGACTGGTCCTCCTTCTATCAATATGACCGGCATGGTAATGCGTATCATCACCACACACGTCAGGTTGATGAGGAGCTCGTGTACACTCACAGAAGAGATGAACACATGAATGCCAGGTTCAAAGAGCACAGCATCTATGAAGGGCTTGCCCTGTCTGACGCTTTCTTGGCCAGCTACTATTCTAAT AAGGCAAGATGTGTGGCTAAGGAGCACGATACAGGCGACCAGCTGTTGGTCTACGACTACGAGGATCAGGAATCTTGCATGGGATCACTGGAGGACATCTGCAGTGTCATGAATGACGACAACCTTGCCTTTCTGGATGACCTTGGCCTGAAGTTCAAGACTTTGGCTGAGATCTGCTCAGGCTCCACAATGGAGACTGATATTAACGTGTCCAGCTCAGTAACCACTAAAGTGGTGCCATCTGTCCCACACAGAAATGTCAACACATCCGAGACAGTTAACATCGTGCACTTGCAAGAAACAGAAAACACCTCAAGCGCCTCCGCCATCTTTCAGGCTTCAGACGTGGAGCAGGTCAGCGGCGCATCTCTGACAGGAGCGTACATCCACGAGAAAGTTATGGTTCCAAAGCCAACCCTGTTCGTCCAGCAGCCTGCCTTGTACTACACCTCCACCAACCCGCTTTACCTTGTAGATCCTCGTCGATAG